In the genome of Panthera uncia isolate 11264 chromosome B3 unlocalized genomic scaffold, Puncia_PCG_1.0 HiC_scaffold_1, whole genome shotgun sequence, one region contains:
- the AEN gene encoding apoptosis-enhancing nuclease: MVPREGPESAQRLCPSLAGLNAKDVLRRKHKTRSRQHQRFMARKALLQVQGLLSTPAGPGSSPLPARPEALPGSEATSSRMQRPRNESGGASCSRKPTPRESTAPWPSKCVAIDCEMVGTGPRGRVSELARCSVVSYHGDVLYDKYIRPEMPIVDYRTRWSGITRQHMRTAIPFQVAQKEILKLLKGKVVVGHALHNDFQALKYVHPRSQTRDTTYVPNLLQRPGLHTRTRVSLKDLALQLLHKKIQAGRHGHSSVEDAVTAMELYRLVEVQWEQQEAGSLPACPEDREPDSGTDTEQYMEDRYWPEDPAQGPSGGSGDAQDRGE, encoded by the exons ATGGTACCCCGGGAAGGCCCTGAGTCTGCCCAGCGCCTGTGCCCTTCCCTGGCTGGCCTGAATGCCAAGGATGTGCTTCGGAGAAAGCACAAGACGAGGAGCCGACAGCACCAGCGATTCATGGCCCGCAAGGCCTTGCTGCAGGTGCAGGGGCTGCTGAGCACGCCCGCAGGGCCGGGATCCTCCCCACTGCCCGCACGGCCGGAGGCACTGCCGGGCTCCGAAGCCACCAGCAGCAGGATGCAGCGTCCAAGGAATGAATCTGGAGGTGCCTCGTGCAGCCGAAAGCCCACGCCCAGGGAATCCACAGCACCCTGGCCCAGCAAGTGCGTGGCTATCGACTGCGAGATGGTGGGCACGGGGCCCCGCGGGCGGGTGAGTGAGCTGGCCCGCTGCTCTGTGGTGAGTTACCACGGCGACGTCCTCTACGATAAGTACATCCGGCCGGAGATGCCCATCGTGGACTACCGTACTCGCTGGAGTGGCATCACTCGACAGCACATGCGCACAGCCATCCCCTTCCAGGTGGCCCAGAAAGAg ATCCTCAAGCTCCTGAAGGGCAAGGTGGTGGTGGGGCACGCGCTACACAACGACTTCCAGGCCCTCAAGTACGTCCACCCTCGCAGCCAGACCCGGGACACCACCTACGTGCCCAACCTGCTCCAGCGGCCTGGCCTCCATACGCGCACCCGGGTCTCTCTGAAGGACTTGGCCCTGCAGCTGCTGCACAAGAAGATCCAG GCTGGCCGGCACGGCCACTCGTCGGTGGAAGACGCCGTGACGGCCATGGAGCTCTACCGGCTGGTTGAGGTGCAGTGGGAGCAGCAGGAGGCCGGCAGCCTCCCCGCCTGCCCGGAGGACCGGGAGCCTGACAGCGGCACAGACACGGAGCAGTACATGGAGGACCGGTACTGGCCGGAGGACCCGGCCCAGGGCCCCAGCGGGGGATCGGGGGACGCACAGGACAGAGGCGAGTGA